A portion of the Rhinopithecus roxellana isolate Shanxi Qingling chromosome 19, ASM756505v1, whole genome shotgun sequence genome contains these proteins:
- the LOC104658477 gene encoding keratin-associated protein 2-1, translating into MTGSCCGSTFSSLSYGGGCCQPCCYRDPCCCRPVTYQTTVCRPVTCVPRCTRPICEPCRRPVCCDPCSLQEGCCRPITCCPTSCTAVVCRPCCWATTCCQPVSVQSPCCRPPCGQPTPCSTTCRTFSC; encoded by the coding sequence ATGACCGGCTCCTGCTGCGGCTCCACCTTCTCCTCCCTGAGCTACGGGGGAGGCTGCTGCCAGCCCTGCTGCTACCGCGACCCCTGCTGCTGCCGCCCCGTGACCTACCAGACCACCGTGTGCCGCCCCGTAACCTGCGTGCCCCGCTGCACGCGCCCCATCTGCGAGCCCTGCCGCCGCCCGGTGTGCTGCGACCCCTGCTCCCTGCAGGAAGGCTGCTGCCGCCCCATCACCTGCTGCCCCACGTCGTGCACGGCTGTGGTCTGCAGGCCCTGCTGCTGGGCCACCACCTGCTGCCAGCCTGTGTCTGTGCAGTCCCCCTGCTGCCGGCCCCCCTGCGGCCAGCCGACGCCTTGCAGCACCACCTGCAGGACCTTCTCCTGCTGA
- the LOC104658478 gene encoding keratin-associated protein 2-1-like translates to MTGSCCGSTFSSLSYGGGCCQPCCYRDPCCCRPVTYQTTVCRPVTCVSRCTRPICEPCRRPVCCDPCSLQEGCCRPITCCPTSCTAVVCRPCCWATTCCQPVSVQSPCCRPPCGQPTPCSTTCRTFSC, encoded by the coding sequence ATGACCGGCTCCTGCTGCGGCTCCACCTTCTCCTCCCTGAGCTACGGGGGAGGCTGCTGCCAGCCCTGCTGCTACCGCGACCCCTGCTGCTGCCGCCCCGTGACCTACCAGACCACCGTGTGCCGCCCCGTGACCTGCGTGTCCCGCTGCACGCGTCCCATCTGCGAGCCCTGCCGCCGCCCGGTGTGCTGCGACCCCTGCTCCCTGCAGGAAGGCTGCTGCCGCCCCATCACCTGCTGCCCCACGTCGTGCACGGCTGTGGTCTGCAGGCCCTGCTGCTGGGCCACCACCTGCTGCCAGCCTGTGTCTGTGCAGTCCCCCTGCTGCCGGCCCCCCTGCGGCCAGCCGACGCCTTGCAGCACCACCTGCAGGACCTTCTCCTGCTGA
- the LOC104658479 gene encoding keratin-associated protein 2-1-like encodes MTGSCCGSTFSSLSYGEGCCQPCCYRDPCCCRPVTYQTTVCRPVTCVSRCTRPICEPCRRPVCCDPCSLQEGCCRPITCCPTSCTAVVCRPCCWATTCCQPVSVQSPCCRPPCGQPTPCSTTCRTFSC; translated from the coding sequence ATGACCGGCTCCTGCTGCGGCTCCACCTTCTCCTCCCTGAGCTACGGGGAAGGCTGCTGCCAGCCCTGCTGCTACCGCGACCCCTGCTGCTGCCGCCCCGTGACCTACCAGACCACCGTGTGCCGCCCCGTGACCTGCGTGTCCCGCTGCACGCGTCCCATCTGCGAGCCCTGCCGCCGCCCGGTGTGCTGCGACCCCTGCTCCCTGCAGGAAGGCTGCTGCCGCCCCATCACCTGCTGCCCCACGTCGTGCACGGCTGTGGTCTGCAGGCCCTGCTGCTGGGCCACCACCTGCTGCCAGCCTGTGTCTGTGCAGTCCCCCTGCTGCCGGCCCCCCTGCGGCCAGCCGACGCCTTGCAGCACCACCTGCAGGACCTTCTCCTGCTGA
- the LOC104658481 gene encoding keratin-associated protein 2-1-like encodes MTGSCCGSTFSSLSYGGGCCQPCCYRDPCCCRPVTYQTTVCRPVTCVSRCTRPICEPCRRPVCCDPCSLQEGCCRPITCCPTSCMAVVCRPCCWATTCCQPVSVQSPCCRPPCGQPTPCSTTCRTFSC; translated from the coding sequence ATGACCGGCTCCTGCTGCGGCTCCACCTTCTCCTCCCTGAGCTACGGGGGAGGCTGCTGCCAGCCCTGCTGCTACCGCGACCCCTGCTGCTGCCGCCCCGTGACCTACCAGACCACCGTGTGCCGCCCTGTGACCTGCGTGTCCCGCTGCACGCGTCCCATCTGCGAGCCCTGCCGCCGCCCGGTGTGCTGCGACCCCTGCTCCCTGCAGGAAGGCTGCTGCCGCCCCATCACCTGCTGCCCCACGTCGTGCATGGCTGTGGTCTGCAGGCCCTGCTGCTGGGCCACCACCTGCTGCCAGCCTGTGTCTGTGCAGTCCCCCTGCTGCCGGCCCCCCTGCGGCCAGCCGACGCCTTGCAGCACCACCTGCAGGACCTTCTCCTGCTGA